The Pseudomonas entomophila genome segment GAACGTGCTGCAGGTGCTGTGTGACCTGCTCGACCTAGTCCAGGAGATGAACACCCAGCTAGCTGGGCATGTGCATGGACCGACGCCACCACCGACCAATGCGGCTGAGTTCATTCAAGGTAGCGCTTCAGCACTGCAGCTATTTACTAAACTTAAACAAATAACACTCTAAAGCAAAGGCCGCAAAAATAGCGGCCTTTGCTGTTAATCTAGGTCGCGAGACGATCAGCCAGTAATAGATACAGTCACTTTAGCAGGGTCAACACCATAAGTGCCGGCCAGCCGACCTATTGCTTCCTTGATGGTTAACGAGTTTGCCAACGAGGGGGGCTCAAGATACAGGAAATAGTCATCATCCACACCTGATCTATTGTAGGAGAAGCAACTTTCAACATCCCAGTCAAAAAGCTCCCAGTGACCTACTTTTCTGACAAGCTTGGATAGCTCTCCAGAATTATTAATACCAGAAGAAATTTCACTTAATCTAAACGTATATTCCCACAGACCTTCAACAAGAGAAACAGTTATATTCTTGACCTTACAAAGATAACCAGACTTCAGATCCCGCCCAAATCCGTTGAGCAGGCCAGTAAAATAAACATACTGGAAGTTTAAATCCTTGAGCTGCTCTTTGGAAGCATGAGAAAAAGAGAAATTATTAACAAGCTCATCAATGGATGTAGAGCTAACTACTGCTAAAAGAACTTTTTGCTTATCACTCATGCTTCACGCCCTTAACAAAAATTCCATATTCATCGCCACATTTATTGACGGAAAATATCGTTAATAGCTATAAGCTTTTTCCCTGCGGCTTTTATTGTAGAAGATCCCTCCCTCACAAAGGATTCATCACCAACAAAAGAAACTTCTTTTTGCGCTGGAATTCTGATCCGAAGAACGGACAGCCCCTTGAACTCCACAAAATCTGTTTGCGATAAAACCTGAGACTTCAGCGGTTCACTCAAATCTGATTTTCTAAAATGCTCCAGCAACCGCTCAAGATACTGTTCATCATCAATCTGTAGCAGCGACATTTCGCGGCCTAAGCCAACAACGTATCGCAAACCAACTTTAACCGGCACGACAGAATCCAGTTCCTCAACACGGTCCGCGTGCGCTTTACGGTCGGCTACACCAATAAAAATGTAACCATCAGCGTCCGGCCCGACATTGGCAATACCGCAGGCTGTTTCTATCAGTTTCGAAGGTAGCGACTTATCAAACTCACGATCACCACTAAGCTTTAGCAACCCCTGCTTACATTCATAACGAGATGTTTCGATTCTAGACCGCCTCAAAGCATTTGCCATATCAAGAGCAAGCCCTGCGCCATGCCGTAGCATGGGCGGATCTTTCTTAACGAAATACCGTTGAATTAGACCAACTGTTTTATCAACATTCTTTATTCGGTCGGCTGTAGTAGCGTAATTTGCATTACTTACCAAGTTCCGCTGAAGCCCAGTGATAGCATGCATTATTCCAGAATAATCTTCTGGTGTTTTCTCCTCACAGACAACCAAATGATGAAGAGCCATGAATATCGAATAAAAAGAATTTTTAATCGGATTCATTGAAGATGGATTAACTACAGATCTTAGTGTGTTAGGTGCTTCATTATAGCCCGCGATGATTTCATTCAGCACAGACATGGTAACTTTAACTTCTTCACTAAGTCGTTCGCCAGAATAAGTATGAAATGCTCGACGAACCTTCCCATATTCCGCCTCGCCCTCATCATAAATTTTGTCAAACAACTCTTTACTACGAGCAATCGGTTCCCCAAGAAGAATCGAGGCGCAAATATCCACGATCATCTCTTCGTCTTCACTATCTCGAAGCTGTTGTGCTCTTAACACACCTTGACGACACCAAAATATTTCTTCAGTTTTTAATGCATACCCCATGCTAGATCTTAGCGAGTCAATACTTATTTCAGGCATGCCGGAAAGAGGTAAAATCTCTCTTGAAGCGTCCCCGCGGATCTCAGATGCCAATTCTCGCACTAGAAGCGAGAATTCATCGACCTGACCCGCCTGTCTTTTCTCTTGCGCACTCAACTGGCGCCCACCAGAATTAATTCGGCCAAAAACCTCTGTAACTTGGGCCTCACTTTCTATTGGGAAAATTGTTACCGCCAGTTGATAATCAAGGATATTTGCACATACACTGGGGTCTAGGAGTTCCACAGTATTACGGTCTACAGGCTTAAAAACCCCAGACTCAGATGCTTGCTTTGCCCTAGAAAACTCATTTACATCAAAGAACTTTCCATCTAAGTCAAAACCATTTTCAATGAACGAAAATATTGCGTTCATTCTTTGCATGCCATCCATTATTTCATAATAGATATCACTACCACTGGAAGCATCCGCCAACATTATCAGCGGAATAGGATAATCAGAAACCAAACTATCAATGAGCTTCTGCTTTTCAGCCAAGGTCCACACCAGTTTCCTTTGATACTTACGATTTACAATAAGTCTATTCTCTCGGTATAAGCGATAGGCTTCGGTTACGCTCATACCACGTGGTGTAATGCTCATAAATTCCCTATCTAGTGGTTCCCGTTTTCATGACACCATAATGGCATTACTGGTCAAATCTCAAGGGATTCATAAAAAGAGAGCAACCAAAAAAATGTCCGAAAAATCACTTATCCCCCTCCCGCCGACGCGCTTCGCCTCGGGAAAAAATGCAAAGGGGCTGGGCTTTGCTACGACCGGCCACGGCAGGCGCGGCGCGGGCCACGAGGGACCGAGGGGCATTGCACACTGTGCAAAGGATTGAAGGGTTGTGCAGGGTTGAGCCACCGAGAGTGTCCACAAAGTGTCCACAGCGCTCTCGGATACCTGACCCAAATATCCGTGAATAACCAACAAAATCAGCTGATAGCCGGCTTTTATCAATGGATGCTGGGTGATAGGGTGGACTTGTAATCAGTAGGTCCCGGGTTCGATTCCTGGTGCCGCACCACCTTAGAAGCCCCGCAATGCGGGGCTTTCTTGTTTCCTGCCTCAAGCTTTCCCCTCCAGCAACGCCTTCTGCAACTTCCTCACCTCAACCCCACTCAGCTCCAGCGCCACATTCCCGCCCTCCTTGCCCATCCCGCTGATCAACACAATCCCGCCCTTGTTGAAGTTGCGTTCCTGAGGCAGCGGATACATGGCGATGATGTGATCGACACTGACCACGTAATGCCGATGATTGGTGATCTCGAAACTGACGAATCGGTTCACTCCGTGTGCTCCTTGCAGGGCTGACCCGCGCACCCAGGTTGCAACCAACGCCCTCCAGAGGCGCCCCACAAGCCATAGTAGCCTTCCGCCAGGCCTGCAACTGGCTGTCGGCCCTTTCCTATTATTGTTTTCGCTCAATAAACCTTATGTTTAAAAGGGGTAATCCTGTGCCGGACGGCTTTCGTCGACTTAAGGAGAAGTCCCATGAGTGAGCAAGAAGGAGTGGCCCTGACCCGGCGCGGGATTCTGGCGGGGGGTGTGTTACTCGGTGTCGGCGGTACTCTGCTGAGCACAGGCCTGGCCCAAGCGGCCGTGCCGCAGGCAAAAGCTTCGCCTGCCGACCTGGCGAAGCTGGAGCGGGTCAGCGTGGAACTGGTCGCACCGCCCCAGGTACATGCCCATGCCCAGCGCGCGCCAGGCAAACCTCGCATCGTCGAGTTCCGCCTGGTCATCGAGGAAAAAGAGCTGGCCATCGACAACAACGGCGCCTTCATCCATGCCATGACCTTCAACGGCTCGGTGCCCGGCCCGCTGCTGGTGGTACACGAAGGCGACTACGTGGAGCTCACCCTGGTCAACCCGGCCAGCAACAGCATGATGCACAACATCGACTTCCACGCCTCCACCGGCGCCCTGGGCGGCGGCGAGCTGACTCATGTGAAGCCCGGCGAACAGGTGAAACTGCGCTTCAAGGCCGACCGGGCCGGAGTGTTCGTGTACCACTGCGCGCCTGGCGGGGCGATGATCCCGTGGCATGTGGTGTGTGGCATGAACGGCGCGATCATGGTGCTACCGCGCGATGGCCTGAAAGACCCCGAAGGCCGCCCGCTGCAGTACGACAAGGTCTGGTACATCGGCGAGCAGGACTACTACATCCCCCGCGACAAGGACGGCAAGTACAAGCGCTACCCCACCCCCATCGCCAGCTTTGCCGACATGCAACCCCTGATGAAGGGGCTGGTGCCGACCCATATCGTGTTCAACGGCAGCGTCGGCGCGCTGACCGGCAAGCAAGCCCTGACCGCCAAGGTGGGCGAGACAGTGCTGATCGTGCACTCGCAGGCCAACCGCGACACCCGCCCGCATCTGATCGGCGGCCACGGTGACTATGTCTGGGCCTCCGGTAAGTTCGCCAACCCACCGCAGCGCAACCTCGAAACCTGGTTCATCCCGGGCGGCGCGGCGGGCGCGGCGCTGTACACCTTCCGCCAGCCCGGCCTGTACACCTACCTCAACCACAACCTGATCGAGGCGGTGATGCTCGGCGCGGCCGCCCATGTGCAGGTCGAAGGGCAATGGAACGACGACCTGATGAGCCAGGTGGAGGCGCCTGGGCCGATCAAATAGCGGCGTTGATCCCGATCAAGCCCCTTGGCCATGCGCGGCATAGCCTGAACACAGGCATCTACTTCATGGAGGGAGACCATGGCCAAGAAATTTCCCGTGAACCCAAGCCACCCCGAACGGATCTGCTGGGGGTGCGATCTGTATTGCCCGGCCAAGGCGCTGGCCTGTGGCAACGGGGCGGAGCGAACCCTGCATCCGGCGGAGTTGTTCGGCGAGGACTGGCACCTGCAAGCGGACCAGCTGGAGCAACCGTTGCCCGACGCATCAGCCATCCGACACCAAGGTTGAGCCCGGCAGCCGATAACGGCACCATGGCGGTCGCCTTATCACCCAGCAAGGACCGCTCATGGATTTTTTCAAGAAGTTGCTTGGCCAATCGCGCCCTGAGGCCAACGAGGCCGATGCACAACCCCAGCCGCAGGTTGCCGAGCCCGAGCCGACGATCACGGCCGCCGAGGCCGCCAACCAGGCCGCGCGCGAGGCGGGCTGCGCCGTGCTCGATCGCCATTGGCAGACGGTCGGCAACGTCGAGCAGGATGTGCTGGATTACGCCATCAGCCCAAGCCTGATGGGCGGGCCACACTGGCCATCGACCCGCCAGGCCTACCGCGTCGTACGCCGAGAGCGCAGCATCCTGCTGGCCAGCGATGGCCTGTCTGACCCCTTCGACGATGTCGAAGGCGCGGGCAATGGCTTCGAGCTGGAGCTTTTCGTCGAGTCAGCCGACTTCCCCGAAGCGGAGTACGGAAAGGCTGGCGACGTCAGCCCATTCATGGGCAGTTGGGCGTTCGATGTGGTGCGTACCGTAGCCGATACCGTGGCCGACGCGGGCGGCATCAATCACCGTCTGGAGCGCTTCGGCGTGCTGTCGTTCGAGCTGCCTGGCGTGAGCCAGTCGCCGTGCATGAGGGGGCAATTGCCCGCGCACTTCGTGACCGAGGATGACTGCCTTGGTGTGCTGGTAGGCGGGCCAGCGCCTGATTTCAGCACACACCTGGCAGACATGCCGCTGTCGCCGGTGACACTGGTGCCGGTGGTACTGATCACCGCCGCCGAGCTCGACTATGTGCGTAACGGCGGCGGCCAGGCGCGGATGGATCTGGTGGAGCGCTTGCAGGCCGCGGGGCATGGGCATGTGAGCAATTTGCAGCGGGAAAGCGTGATCTGACGGTGTCAGGTGCCGCTGGGCTTACTTGCCTTGCAACACCTTGAGCGCTGCTTCGGCCAAGAAGCCTGAGCGGCTCTTGTGCTCGGGGTGATTCTGCACATAGCTGTCGATGCGGGTGAGCAGATAGGCCGGCAAGGTGATGTTGAGTTTTTCGGCCTTGCCCAGGTAACGGGTGATGTCGATGTCGATCAGCGCCCAGGTGCAGCCGGCGTAAGCCGGGTTGGCGGCATGCTCGCTGACCTTGCCGGCCTTGGGGATCTCCTGCTGGTCCTGGGCAAGCAGTTCGAGATGGCCTTCGATCGCCTCGCGGGCCATGGCGATGGCATCGTCGAGGTCGTCGCCGGCCGAGAAGCACCCAGGGATGTCTGGCACTTCCACGCCCCAGGCGTGCTGATGATCGCCGGGAAGGATCGCGATGGGAAAAAGCATGGCTGGGGTTCTCCTGGTCAGCTGGCGTAACCGATCCGCGCCTGGCGCAGGATGCTGGCCGCGGTGGCGGGCAGCAGGTCCTTCTTCGGGTGCGGGATGGTGACCAGTCCGGTCTTGTGGGGGTGCTTGAAGTGGTGGTGGCTGCCTTTCGAACGCACCAGGTACCAACCATCCGCCTCGATCACGGAAATCATTTCGCGGCTATTAATAACCCAATCCTTGGGCGAGCCGAGCTGTGGTTAGTATAACCACCAAACAGGCTTTATCAACACCATACCCACCAAGGCGACGAGTGGGCGATCCGAAGGGAATTAGGGTGATTGCAGGCTGGGTGGCCTGAGAGAAGTGATGCGGGATCTTGCGATAATTTTCTCCAAGCCCGCTCCCACGCCCCAGTGATACCCGCTACTTGCTCCTGGCACGACAACGCAGGTCGAACAGCCACGGTGCCCGCGATCTTCAGATCACCAGCCCCGCCACTTCCTGGGCCACGCCCAGGAACGCCGCCGGCAAGCGCGCCTGGCGCCGCTCCTTGAGGCAATACAGGTACTCGTGCATCACCGGCGCCTCTTCCAACGCCAGCACCCGCAGCTCCGGGTTATGCGGCACTTCGTGGCGGGCAATGATGCTGATGCCGATATTGCGCAGCACCGCCTCGCGGATCGACTCGCGGCTACCGATCTCCAACAACGCACCGGCCTTCACGCCGGCCTCCTGCATCATCTGCTCGGTCAGTTTGCGCGTGGTCGAGCCCTTCTCGCGCATCAGCAGGCAATGCCCGGCCACCACGTCGATGGACACCGCTTGGCGGTGAGCCAGCGGATGATTGCGGTGCACGGCCACCACCAGCGGGTCGGTGCCCAACACCCGGCGCACCAGGCGCGCGTCCTCCAGCAGTTGCGAAGAGGCCGCGATGTCCACTCGATAGTCCTCGAGCATTTCCAGCACCTGCTGGGAGTTGCCGATCTCGACCGCAACGTCCACCTGGGGCAGGCGTTCGCGGAAGATCTTCACCAGGTCGAGGATGTAGTACGGCGCGGTGGCGGCGATGCGCAGGCTGCCCTGGGCCAGGCTGCTGTTGCGCAGTTCGAACTCGATGTCGGCCTCCTGCTGCAGCAGGGCCTTGACCATCGGCAACAGGCGTACGCCCTCCTCGCTCAGCACCAGGCGCCGGCCGCCACGGTAGAACAACTCCACCGCATACTGGCTTTCGAGGTTGCGGACCTGCGTGGTCACCGTGGGCTGGCTGAGCCCGAGCTTCTTCGCCGCCAGGGTGATGCTGCCCAGGCGGGCCACCATGTAGAAGGCTTTGAGCTCGGCGCTCAGCATTGTGCATAACCTCTATTTGCGCAGCAGGCGCAAGCCGTTGAACACCACCAGCAGGCTCACGCCCATGTCGGCGAACACCGCCATCCACATGGTGGCCATGCCGGCAAAGGTGATCGCCAGGAAAATCGCCTTGATCCCCAGGGCCAGCACGATGTTCTGGGTGAGGATCGCCGCGCTTTGGCGCGACAGCCTGACGAACGCCGGGATTTTGCGCAAGTCGTCGTCCATCAGCGCCACGTCGGCAGTCTCGATGGCCGTGTCGGTACCGGCGGCGGCCATCGCGAAACCGATCTCGGCACGGGCCAGGGCCGGTGCGTCGTTGATACCGTCACCGACCATGCCGACCCGGTGGCCTTCGGCGTACAGGCGCTCGATGGTGGCGAGCTTGTCCGCCGGCAACAGGTTGCCCTCGGCCCGGTCGATCCCCACCTGGGCAGCGATCGCCTGGGCGGTATGAGGATTGTCGCCGGTAAGCATGACCGTCTTGATACCGAGCGCATGCAGTTCGGCAATGGCCTGGCGGCTGCTGTCCTTGACCGTGTCGGCCACGGCGAATAGCGCCAGCGGGCCGCTGCGGTCGAGCAACAGCACCACGGTCTTGCCCTGGCGCTCCAGCTGGTCCAGCTCGGCTTCGAGCTGCGGCGAGCACAAGCCCAGTTCTTCGACCAGGCGATGGTTGCCCAGGTGGTAGGTTTCACCGTCGATGTCGCCACGCACCCCGCGCCCGGCCAGGGCGGCGAACTCGGTGACTTCGCTCATTGCCAGGTCTTGCGCCTTGGCGAACAAGGCAATGGCACCGGACACCGGGTGGTCGGAGCGGGCGGCAAGGCTTGCGGCCAGCGCCTGGGCACGGCCTTCGAACAACGGGTCGAGCACCTTGCTGTCGGTCTGCACCGGCTTGCCATGGGTGATGGTGCCGGTCTTGTCCAAGGCCAGGAAGTCCAGCTTGCGCCCACCCTCCAGGTACACGCCGCCCTTGATCAGGATGCCTTTGCGCGCGGCGGCGGCCAGGCCGCTGACGATGGTCACCGGGGTGGAGATCACCAGCGCGCACGGGCAGGCCACCACCAGCAGCACCAGGGC includes the following:
- a CDS encoding GmrSD restriction endonuclease domain-containing protein encodes the protein MSITPRGMSVTEAYRLYRENRLIVNRKYQRKLVWTLAEKQKLIDSLVSDYPIPLIMLADASSGSDIYYEIMDGMQRMNAIFSFIENGFDLDGKFFDVNEFSRAKQASESGVFKPVDRNTVELLDPSVCANILDYQLAVTIFPIESEAQVTEVFGRINSGGRQLSAQEKRQAGQVDEFSLLVRELASEIRGDASREILPLSGMPEISIDSLRSSMGYALKTEEIFWCRQGVLRAQQLRDSEDEEMIVDICASILLGEPIARSKELFDKIYDEGEAEYGKVRRAFHTYSGERLSEEVKVTMSVLNEIIAGYNEAPNTLRSVVNPSSMNPIKNSFYSIFMALHHLVVCEEKTPEDYSGIMHAITGLQRNLVSNANYATTADRIKNVDKTVGLIQRYFVKKDPPMLRHGAGLALDMANALRRSRIETSRYECKQGLLKLSGDREFDKSLPSKLIETACGIANVGPDADGYIFIGVADRKAHADRVEELDSVVPVKVGLRYVVGLGREMSLLQIDDEQYLERLLEHFRKSDLSEPLKSQVLSQTDFVEFKGLSVLRIRIPAQKEVSFVGDESFVREGSSTIKAAGKKLIAINDIFRQ
- the nirK gene encoding copper-containing nitrite reductase, producing the protein MSEQEGVALTRRGILAGGVLLGVGGTLLSTGLAQAAVPQAKASPADLAKLERVSVELVAPPQVHAHAQRAPGKPRIVEFRLVIEEKELAIDNNGAFIHAMTFNGSVPGPLLVVHEGDYVELTLVNPASNSMMHNIDFHASTGALGGGELTHVKPGEQVKLRFKADRAGVFVYHCAPGGAMIPWHVVCGMNGAIMVLPRDGLKDPEGRPLQYDKVWYIGEQDYYIPRDKDGKYKRYPTPIASFADMQPLMKGLVPTHIVFNGSVGALTGKQALTAKVGETVLIVHSQANRDTRPHLIGGHGDYVWASGKFANPPQRNLETWFIPGGAAGAALYTFRQPGLYTYLNHNLIEAVMLGAAAHVQVEGQWNDDLMSQVEAPGPIK
- a CDS encoding DUF3079 domain-containing protein, coding for MAKKFPVNPSHPERICWGCDLYCPAKALACGNGAERTLHPAELFGEDWHLQADQLEQPLPDASAIRHQG
- a CDS encoding suppressor of fused domain protein, with product MDFFKKLLGQSRPEANEADAQPQPQVAEPEPTITAAEAANQAAREAGCAVLDRHWQTVGNVEQDVLDYAISPSLMGGPHWPSTRQAYRVVRRERSILLASDGLSDPFDDVEGAGNGFELELFVESADFPEAEYGKAGDVSPFMGSWAFDVVRTVADTVADAGGINHRLERFGVLSFELPGVSQSPCMRGQLPAHFVTEDDCLGVLVGGPAPDFSTHLADMPLSPVTLVPVVLITAAELDYVRNGGGQARMDLVERLQAAGHGHVSNLQRESVI
- a CDS encoding type II toxin-antitoxin system HicB family antitoxin, giving the protein MLFPIAILPGDHQHAWGVEVPDIPGCFSAGDDLDDAIAMAREAIEGHLELLAQDQQEIPKAGKVSEHAANPAYAGCTWALIDIDITRYLGKAEKLNITLPAYLLTRIDSYVQNHPEHKSRSGFLAEAALKVLQGK
- a CDS encoding type II toxin-antitoxin system HicA family toxin; translation: MNSREMISVIEADGWYLVRSKGSHHHFKHPHKTGLVTIPHPKKDLLPATAASILRQARIGYAS
- a CDS encoding LysR family transcriptional regulator, yielding MLSAELKAFYMVARLGSITLAAKKLGLSQPTVTTQVRNLESQYAVELFYRGGRRLVLSEEGVRLLPMVKALLQQEADIEFELRNSSLAQGSLRIAATAPYYILDLVKIFRERLPQVDVAVEIGNSQQVLEMLEDYRVDIAASSQLLEDARLVRRVLGTDPLVVAVHRNHPLAHRQAVSIDVVAGHCLLMREKGSTTRKLTEQMMQEAGVKAGALLEIGSRESIREAVLRNIGISIIARHEVPHNPELRVLALEEAPVMHEYLYCLKERRQARLPAAFLGVAQEVAGLVI